A single window of Amphiura filiformis chromosome 17, Afil_fr2py, whole genome shotgun sequence DNA harbors:
- the LOC140137700 gene encoding plancitoxin-1-like, which yields MTGNKVLLVAWISLVCVFDISYSLTCLDQTGNPVSWFIALNLPKNTSPIATNGKEFMYMDANIQRFQKSPVPLDNINQAIGLTLHQVYTNYGSQNVAYGMYSDQPPPDGGTSRGHIKGVVALDATDGFWLVHSVPRFPNQASGGGAYSWPPNAETYGQSLLCISFNFNQFEEIGQQLLYACPNTYESQMPPFTNVLPILQSALGEGPCIYNSRSTVLQATNGQQFVSFAKSVNYNLDLYSGLVAPYFQKNLFTETWQHDSFYKIPSYCGNPQVVNINRVQLGFNAPGYDHYEYLSTSDHSKWAVASDQPPPPPNQQVVCIGDINREYSQVCRAGGTVCMVGASRCMVCI from the exons ATGACAGGTAACAAAGTCCTGCTTGTGGCATGGATTtcgcttgtatgtgtgtttgacATCTCATATTCATTGACATGTCTGGATCAGACTGGGAATCCTGTCAGCTG GTTCATTGCATTAAATCTTCCCAAAAATACATCTCCAATTGCAACAAATGGCAAAGAATTTATGTATATGGATGCAAACATCCAGAGGTTTCAGAAATCACCAGTGCCACTTGATAATATCAACCAAGCCATAGGGCTCACTCTACACCAGGTGTATACAAATTATGGAAGCCAG AATGTAGCATATGGTATGTACAGTGACCAACCTCCACCAGATGGCGGGACATCTCGAGGTCACATCAAAG GTGTTGTTGCGTTAGATGCTACTGATGGCTTCTGGTTGGTTCACAGTGTACCTAGATTTCCAAATCAAGCTTCTGGAGGTGGTGCCTACAGCTGGCCACCAAATGCTGAAACATATGGACAGTCATTGTTATGCATCTCTTTTAATTTCAACCAGTTTGAAGAAATTG GACAGCAACTTTTATACGCCTGCCCAAATACCTATGAGAGTCAGATGCCACCTTTCACCAATGTCCTGCCAATTCTACAATCAGCACTAGGAGAGGGTCCGTGCATCTACAATAGCAGGTCAACTGTTCTACAGGCAACAAATGGACAACAATTTGTCAGTTTTGCGAAGTCTGTCAATTACAATCTTG ATCTTTACAGTGGATTAGTGGCTCCATATTTTCAAAAGAACCTATTCACAGAGACTTGGCAGCATGACAGCTTTTACAAGATCCCATCCTACTGTGGTAACCCACAG GTAGTAAATATTAATCGAGTTCAGTTGGGATTTAATGCTCCTGGTTATGACCATTATGAATATCTCTCTACTTCGGATCATTCCAAGTGGGCTGTAGCAAGTgaccaaccaccaccaccacctaacCAGCAAGTGGTATGCATAGGTGATATAAATAGAGAG TATTCTCAGGTTTGTAGAGCTGGTGGCACAGTATGCATGGTTGGGGCCTCACGATGCATGGTATGCATTTAG